In one Prosthecochloris aestuarii DSM 271 genomic region, the following are encoded:
- the aroA gene encoding 3-phosphoshikimate 1-carboxyvinyltransferase, protein MTAYKGEVFNLPPDKSISHRAALIGALADGTTEISNFSGGFDNQSTLGVLQACGIRLSQDIVQGADGRQTRHVVLHSSGLWSFSAPDAPLMCNNSGSTMRMFAGILAGQPFDSTLVGDNSLMKRPMKRIADPLRRMGAGISLSPDGTAPVGINGTRDLKPITYELPMPSAQVKSLVAFAALHADGESRVIETLPSRNHTELMLDLKTEALSDGRRAVIIPGGKSLEARPFHIPADPSAACFMIALGLLVPGSEILLRDVCLNPTRAGYIELLIGAGADIGFENRRVIGGETIGDIVVRYSGSVEPLRIDEPSIVANIIDEIPMLAVFSACATAEFELHHAAELRTKESDRISAVVSNLQRLGFLCEEFPDGFAVKGRQRVPSGKVILESYDDHRIAMSFAIADKALESELEISDREIIGVSFPNFFDIIESLRQ, encoded by the coding sequence ATGACTGCCTATAAAGGGGAAGTTTTCAACCTGCCGCCTGACAAGTCAATTTCTCACCGCGCAGCCCTTATCGGGGCGCTTGCAGACGGAACGACTGAGATTTCGAATTTTTCCGGCGGGTTCGATAACCAGTCTACGCTTGGCGTGCTTCAGGCATGCGGCATCAGGCTTTCCCAGGATATTGTTCAGGGGGCCGATGGTCGTCAGACTCGTCATGTTGTTCTTCATTCCAGCGGACTCTGGAGTTTTTCTGCTCCGGATGCCCCGCTTATGTGCAATAATTCGGGCAGTACTATGCGGATGTTTGCCGGGATACTGGCAGGACAGCCGTTCGACAGTACGCTTGTCGGGGACAATTCACTGATGAAGCGCCCCATGAAGCGTATTGCCGATCCGTTGCGTCGTATGGGGGCCGGTATTTCACTCTCACCGGATGGGACCGCCCCTGTCGGCATCAATGGGACACGGGATCTGAAACCGATTACCTATGAGCTTCCTATGCCTTCCGCCCAGGTCAAGTCACTTGTTGCGTTTGCGGCTCTGCATGCTGACGGGGAAAGTCGTGTTATCGAAACCCTGCCTTCGAGAAATCATACTGAACTGATGCTCGATCTGAAGACTGAGGCGTTGTCTGATGGTCGGCGTGCGGTAATTATTCCTGGCGGAAAATCTCTGGAGGCAAGGCCGTTTCATATTCCGGCAGACCCCTCTGCGGCATGTTTTATGATCGCGCTCGGCCTGCTTGTTCCCGGCTCCGAAATTCTTCTCAGGGATGTCTGTCTCAATCCGACCCGGGCGGGCTACATTGAGCTCCTGATCGGTGCCGGCGCCGATATCGGGTTTGAAAACCGACGGGTGATCGGCGGGGAAACGATCGGAGATATTGTCGTTCGGTATTCGGGATCGGTCGAACCGCTCAGGATCGATGAGCCTTCAATTGTTGCCAATATCATCGATGAAATTCCGATGCTTGCCGTTTTTTCAGCATGTGCAACCGCTGAATTCGAGCTTCACCATGCGGCTGAACTGAGGACAAAGGAAAGCGACAGGATTTCCGCCGTTGTCAGCAATTTGCAGCGGCTTGGTTTTCTGTGTGAAGAGTTTCCCGATGGTTTTGCGGTTAAAGGCCGTCAGCGTGTGCCTTCTGGAAAAGTCATTCTCGAAAGCTATGACGACCATCGCATTGCGATGAGTTTCGCTATAGCCGACAAGGCGCTGGAGAGTGAGTTGGAAATTTCAGACAGGGAGATCATAGGGGTATCCTTTCCTAACTTCTTCGATATTATCGAAAGTCTTCGACAGTAG
- the rpsU gene encoding 30S ribosomal protein S21: MVSVQLNDNESIDKMLKRFKKKYERAGVLKEFRKKAYFVKPSIDDRLKRSRGKRRAQRANEERNS, from the coding sequence GTGGTAAGTGTACAGTTGAATGATAACGAGTCGATCGACAAGATGCTCAAGCGTTTCAAGAAAAAATATGAGCGCGCAGGTGTTTTGAAAGAGTTTCGCAAAAAAGCGTACTTTGTCAAACCTTCAATCGACGACCGGCTGAAACGTTCAAGAGGCAAGCGCAGGGCCCAGAGAGCCAACGAAGAGCGCAACTCCTGA
- a CDS encoding pyridoxal-phosphate dependent enzyme: MLQQNIFSMNAQVPMVAIKRLAAHIQPEIVARLEYLNPSGTHYWSVASVIIENAEKEGLISPGMTLVDWTYGSSGIALAMAAIAKGYKVLLVVPDKISREKQQVLKAMGAEVVITPSDALPGAPRSCVNVAQNLVQNLKHAYFTNMYENPLSFSVHAETTGPMIWEQTGGEVTHLFVPVTSGAMISGIGQFLKSKRQNIRIIGVEPEGSIYRELLQHRKLSAPALFELEEIGGLWESKYWDASVIDDIVQVSDFDAFNCGRELLRSEAIFSGGSSGAAMFAALRAGAHLGRDARIVVMMSDFGGYYLSKMYSDEWMKLKGFYRKAPSSRDEITAEDILGLKTRRDLIFALPEHTLSEVFEMMRQNDVSQLPIVSYGTAIGSISENKILSILIENDDAMNSKVVGYMEQPFPVCPPHATISELSEKLQENASGVLISLSDGRLQLLTKSDLIEALTHK; the protein is encoded by the coding sequence ATGTTGCAGCAGAATATATTCTCGATGAACGCTCAGGTGCCGATGGTTGCCATCAAGCGGCTGGCAGCCCATATACAGCCGGAAATAGTTGCACGACTCGAGTATCTCAATCCTTCCGGGACCCATTACTGGTCTGTTGCATCCGTGATTATCGAAAATGCTGAAAAAGAGGGGCTCATTTCGCCTGGAATGACCCTGGTCGACTGGACATACGGCAGCAGCGGTATTGCACTGGCAATGGCCGCGATAGCTAAGGGCTATAAGGTTCTGCTTGTCGTGCCGGACAAGATATCACGCGAAAAGCAGCAGGTGCTGAAAGCCATGGGAGCCGAAGTTGTTATCACGCCTTCTGATGCGCTGCCGGGAGCGCCGAGAAGTTGCGTCAATGTTGCGCAAAATCTGGTGCAGAACCTCAAGCATGCGTATTTCACCAATATGTATGAAAACCCTCTGAGTTTCAGCGTTCACGCTGAGACCACCGGCCCTATGATATGGGAGCAGACCGGAGGGGAGGTCACGCATCTTTTTGTTCCTGTGACATCGGGAGCGATGATTTCGGGTATAGGACAATTTCTGAAGTCGAAACGGCAGAATATCAGGATTATCGGTGTTGAGCCGGAGGGATCGATCTACAGGGAGCTGTTGCAGCATCGCAAGCTCTCTGCGCCGGCACTGTTCGAGCTGGAGGAGATAGGAGGATTATGGGAATCGAAATACTGGGATGCTTCGGTGATCGACGATATCGTTCAGGTCAGCGATTTCGATGCCTTTAACTGCGGTCGTGAACTTCTGCGTTCAGAGGCGATTTTTTCTGGAGGATCATCCGGCGCAGCGATGTTTGCAGCGCTCAGGGCCGGTGCACATCTTGGCCGGGATGCCCGGATCGTTGTCATGATGAGTGATTTTGGCGGCTACTACCTCAGTAAGATGTACAGCGATGAATGGATGAAGCTCAAAGGGTTTTACAGAAAAGCGCCATCTTCCAGAGATGAGATTACCGCAGAGGATATTCTCGGGCTCAAAACCCGCAGGGATCTTATCTTCGCCCTTCCCGAGCATACGCTTTCGGAAGTGTTTGAAATGATGCGTCAGAACGACGTTTCGCAGCTGCCGATTGTCTCCTATGGGACAGCGATCGGAAGTATCAGCGAAAACAAGATTCTCTCGATTCTGATTGAAAACGACGATGCCATGAATTCCAAGGTTGTCGGCTATATGGAACAGCCATTTCCGGTCTGTCCGCCACATGCCACTATTTCGGAGTTGTCTGAAAAACTGCAGGAAAATGCTTCGGGCGTTCTGATAAGTCTTTCGGATGGTCGATTGCAACTTCTTACGAAATCTGACCTTATAGAAGCGCTTACACATAAATGA
- the alr gene encoding alanine racemase — MTADSNASPSGPLSQLPLEHLSEALISSAHLACNVKKIRDLIGKERKIMGVVKANAYGHDAPYIAGCLEKLGVSDFGVANIDEALQLRQTKAICDNSRILAFCSPLDSHIPFYLRHNVTMTVTDFRTMHAAAAAAKAANRLLNVHVKVDTGMGRLGLPPEKAMELLSSIEENDHLQLEGVYTHFAQSTISDDFTRRQTDCFRHLCSEFEHRFRRSVIKHAAGSGAIICQKNAHLDMVRPGIMLYGYPPDSTTTIGPELKPVMQFQAKIIFIKEVAPGTSISYNRTWIAPEKRTIATISAGYADGYHRRLSNRSSVTINGRSYPQAGTVTMDQTMVDLGNASRAAVGDTAVLFGWDGPSAADLADMAGTISYELLCAVSARVTRVFI, encoded by the coding sequence TTGACAGCTGACAGCAATGCTTCTCCATCAGGCCCGCTTTCGCAACTCCCTCTGGAGCATCTCAGCGAGGCATTAATCTCTTCCGCACATCTTGCCTGCAATGTCAAAAAGATCCGCGATCTGATTGGTAAAGAACGCAAGATAATGGGTGTCGTCAAGGCAAATGCCTACGGCCACGATGCCCCCTACATTGCCGGGTGTCTCGAAAAACTCGGAGTAAGCGATTTCGGTGTAGCCAACATTGACGAAGCGCTTCAGCTCCGACAAACAAAAGCAATATGCGATAACTCCCGGATTCTGGCATTCTGCTCCCCGCTCGACAGCCATATCCCATTCTACCTGCGCCACAATGTCACTATGACCGTCACGGACTTCCGGACGATGCACGCCGCTGCCGCTGCGGCAAAAGCAGCCAACCGCCTCCTGAATGTACACGTCAAAGTAGATACCGGGATGGGACGCCTCGGCCTGCCGCCTGAAAAAGCTATGGAACTGCTTTCGTCGATCGAAGAGAACGACCATTTACAACTGGAGGGAGTCTATACCCATTTCGCCCAAAGCACCATCAGCGACGACTTCACCCGTCGCCAGACGGATTGTTTCCGCCATCTGTGCAGTGAATTCGAGCACCGCTTCAGAAGATCGGTCATCAAACACGCCGCAGGCAGCGGCGCAATCATCTGCCAGAAGAACGCACATCTCGATATGGTCAGGCCGGGAATCATGCTCTATGGCTATCCGCCCGACAGCACCACAACTATAGGCCCTGAACTCAAACCGGTCATGCAGTTCCAGGCTAAAATTATTTTTATCAAAGAGGTTGCTCCCGGTACATCCATCAGCTATAACAGAACCTGGATTGCCCCGGAAAAACGCACAATCGCAACCATTTCCGCCGGCTATGCGGACGGCTACCACCGGAGGCTTTCAAACCGCTCGTCCGTAACAATCAATGGCCGCTCATACCCCCAGGCAGGAACCGTCACCATGGACCAGACGATGGTGGATCTTGGTAACGCTTCCCGGGCTGCTGTCGGCGACACTGCGGTACTCTTCGGCTGGGACGGCCCCTCGGCTGCTGATCTGGCCGATATGGCCGGAACCATCAGTTACGAACTGCTCTGTGCTGTATCAGCAAGAGTTACAAGAGTTTTCATCTGA
- a CDS encoding ComEA family DNA-binding protein, with amino-acid sequence MNRLEKLAVQLGMTTTEIMVTGFLLSGLVLGITVNLLTSSVNISRFTENDPKTLFSDTEIDSLLHEAAAMEAGGIAPTPEKQTPSQQNGPLSKTTSGSKVRFIDAGIDELTSIPGISKVLAGRLITFRKSRNGNIERFQDFLEVKGIGRKRLEILQQHLILQ; translated from the coding sequence ATGAACAGACTTGAAAAGCTTGCCGTACAGCTCGGCATGACAACAACCGAAATCATGGTCACAGGATTTTTGCTCAGCGGGCTCGTTCTGGGCATCACGGTCAACCTCCTGACCTCATCCGTCAACATCTCCCGTTTCACAGAGAATGATCCGAAGACGCTTTTTTCCGACACAGAGATAGACAGTCTGCTCCATGAAGCAGCTGCCATGGAAGCCGGAGGCATTGCCCCCACCCCGGAAAAACAAACTCCCTCACAACAAAACGGCCCCCTTTCGAAGACAACTTCCGGAAGTAAAGTCCGCTTCATTGATGCAGGAATCGACGAGCTCACGTCAATTCCCGGCATCAGCAAGGTTCTTGCCGGCAGACTGATTACATTCAGAAAATCGAGAAACGGAAATATTGAAAGATTCCAGGATTTTTTAGAAGTTAAAGGCATCGGCAGAAAAAGACTCGAAATCCTTCAACAGCATCTCATCCTTCAATAA
- a CDS encoding aspartate-semialdehyde dehydrogenase, with the protein MSSTQKGYRVAILGATGLVGRTMLDVLEERKFPVSEIVPLASSRSRGKEIVFDGRTFVTREPSKEVFAEVDIALFSAGAGASHEWARIAAEAGAVVIDNSSAFRMDPDVPLVVPEVNPEAIFDEDGRPEMIIANPNCSTIQMVVVLKPLHDRYRLRRVVVSTYQSVTGKGKAGRDALEAELAGTVPESFTHVHQIAFNAIPHIDVFQENGYTKEELKMVNETRKIMGDDSLSVSPTTVRIPVYGGHGESLNIEFEEDFSVDDVRELLSKAPGVIVQDNPSANLYPMPLSSYEKDEVFVGRIRRDLWHPKTLNMWVVADNLRKGAATNAVQIAEQLIGRL; encoded by the coding sequence ATGAGCAGTACACAGAAAGGATACCGCGTTGCCATTCTGGGAGCGACCGGTCTTGTCGGCAGGACGATGCTGGACGTTCTTGAGGAAAGAAAATTTCCCGTCAGTGAGATTGTGCCCCTTGCTTCATCGAGGAGCAGAGGAAAGGAGATCGTGTTTGACGGCAGGACTTTTGTGACCCGGGAACCCTCGAAAGAGGTGTTTGCAGAGGTCGATATCGCACTGTTTTCAGCAGGGGCCGGTGCCAGTCATGAGTGGGCCCGTATCGCTGCTGAAGCCGGAGCTGTGGTGATTGATAATTCGTCTGCGTTTCGTATGGACCCCGACGTACCGCTCGTGGTTCCTGAAGTGAATCCTGAAGCTATTTTTGATGAGGACGGCAGACCGGAGATGATTATCGCCAATCCTAACTGTTCAACCATTCAGATGGTTGTCGTTCTCAAGCCGCTTCATGACCGTTACAGGCTCAGGAGAGTTGTTGTATCGACCTATCAGTCGGTGACGGGGAAGGGCAAGGCCGGTCGTGACGCTCTCGAAGCGGAGTTGGCAGGCACTGTCCCTGAATCGTTCACTCATGTTCACCAGATCGCTTTTAACGCGATTCCGCATATCGATGTTTTTCAGGAGAACGGCTATACGAAGGAAGAACTGAAGATGGTCAACGAGACCAGAAAAATCATGGGAGACGACTCTCTTTCTGTCTCTCCCACGACGGTCAGAATTCCTGTTTACGGAGGGCATGGTGAATCGCTCAACATTGAGTTTGAAGAGGATTTTTCAGTTGACGATGTCCGGGAACTGCTCTCAAAGGCTCCTGGTGTGATTGTGCAGGATAATCCGTCGGCCAATCTCTATCCGATGCCCTTGTCGTCATATGAGAAAGACGAGGTGTTTGTCGGTCGCATCCGTCGTGATTTATGGCATCCGAAAACGCTCAACATGTGGGTTGTCGCCGATAATCTCAGAAAAGGGGCTGCAACCAATGCCGTCCAGATCGCCGAACAGCTTATCGGACGGCTTTAA
- the dusB gene encoding tRNA dihydrouridine synthase DusB — protein sequence MKVGSLDIGQAIMLAPMEEVTDRSFRKICKRFGADVVYTEFISAEAIRRQVDTSLRKMRFDDDEAPVVVQIFGNSQEAMAEAAVIAASCSPAWIDINFGCPAKKVAGKGAGAALLKEPDKMVAIAAAVVRAVNLPVTVKTRLGWDRDSINIVDIVPRLEDVGVQALAIHGRTRSEMYRGVADWEWIRKVTEKARIPVIANGDIWSAADARAMFAETGADAVMIGRGAIGNPFIFAQARELLDTGRVVTHPDYRDRIAVAVEHLKLSVEFKGEKYGSLEMRRHYSTYLKGLPRVSRVRDKLVREPDWRNVIEILQAYEVECEGYEREGKIRDYAEFLNDHSKRLTLNY from the coding sequence ATGAAGGTCGGGTCATTGGACATCGGTCAGGCGATTATGCTCGCGCCTATGGAAGAGGTGACTGATCGTTCTTTCAGGAAAATCTGTAAGCGGTTCGGGGCAGATGTTGTCTATACTGAATTTATCAGTGCCGAAGCGATCCGTCGACAGGTCGATACGTCGCTCCGTAAAATGCGGTTTGACGATGATGAGGCTCCTGTTGTCGTTCAGATTTTCGGCAACAGCCAGGAAGCTATGGCTGAGGCTGCTGTCATTGCGGCATCGTGCAGCCCGGCATGGATCGATATCAATTTTGGTTGTCCCGCAAAAAAAGTTGCCGGGAAAGGGGCCGGTGCTGCCCTGCTGAAAGAACCCGATAAAATGGTCGCGATTGCCGCTGCGGTTGTCCGTGCGGTCAATCTGCCTGTTACGGTCAAAACGCGTCTTGGCTGGGATCGCGATTCAATCAATATTGTCGATATCGTGCCCCGTCTGGAGGATGTCGGGGTTCAGGCTCTGGCGATTCACGGGCGGACGCGCAGCGAGATGTACAGGGGCGTGGCCGATTGGGAGTGGATCCGAAAGGTGACGGAGAAGGCCAGAATACCGGTTATCGCCAATGGCGATATATGGAGTGCAGCGGATGCCAGGGCGATGTTTGCCGAGACCGGGGCTGATGCTGTCATGATAGGACGAGGAGCGATTGGTAATCCTTTTATCTTCGCTCAGGCCAGGGAGCTTCTCGATACGGGGCGCGTGGTGACGCATCCTGATTACAGGGATCGCATTGCCGTTGCGGTCGAACATCTGAAACTGTCGGTTGAATTCAAGGGGGAGAAGTACGGAAGCCTTGAAATGCGGAGGCATTACTCAACCTATCTGAAAGGACTTCCGCGGGTTTCCAGGGTTCGCGACAAGCTGGTTCGCGAACCGGACTGGAGAAACGTCATCGAAATCCTTCAGGCTTACGAGGTCGAATGCGAAGGCTATGAACGCGAAGGAAAGATCCGCGATTATGCGGAATTTCTCAATGACCATTCGAAGCGATTGACATTAAACTATTAG
- the recA gene encoding recombinase RecA codes for MNTQKTAVNNKEMDPAKLKQLNLAMETLEKQFGKGVIMRLGDAAVMPVQVISTGSIALDFALGVGGFPKGRVVEIYGPESSGKTTLALHAIAEAQKLGGVAAMVDAEHAFDQAYARKLGVDINALLVSQPESGEQALSIVETLVRSGAVDIVVVDSVAALVPQAELEGEMGDSVMGLQARLMSQALRKLTGAISKSSSVAVFINQLRDKIGVVYGNPETTTGGKALKFYSSVRLEIRKTAQIKDGVDIIGNRTKVKVVKNKVAPPFKTVEFDILYGEGISVMGELIDLAVEFGIVKKAGAWFSYESEKLGQGREAVKKAFREDQELYSRIQQQVKEVMSPAVPVEKTDS; via the coding sequence ATGAATACACAGAAAACAGCAGTGAATAATAAAGAGATGGATCCGGCGAAGCTCAAACAGCTGAACCTGGCAATGGAAACCCTTGAAAAGCAGTTCGGTAAAGGGGTGATTATGCGGCTCGGTGATGCTGCGGTTATGCCTGTTCAGGTGATTTCAACAGGTTCTATTGCCCTCGATTTCGCTCTTGGTGTCGGCGGCTTTCCTAAAGGGAGGGTTGTCGAGATCTACGGTCCGGAGTCTTCGGGTAAAACAACGCTCGCTCTTCATGCTATCGCTGAAGCTCAGAAGCTCGGTGGAGTGGCGGCAATGGTCGATGCCGAACACGCATTTGATCAGGCTTATGCGAGAAAGCTTGGTGTTGATATCAATGCTCTTCTTGTCAGTCAGCCGGAATCCGGAGAGCAGGCGCTTTCAATTGTCGAGACGCTTGTCCGCAGCGGGGCCGTCGATATTGTTGTGGTTGATTCCGTTGCGGCACTGGTGCCGCAGGCAGAACTTGAAGGGGAGATGGGAGACAGTGTCATGGGATTACAGGCTCGTCTGATGAGCCAGGCACTGCGTAAACTTACCGGTGCCATTTCAAAGTCCAGTTCTGTTGCGGTGTTCATCAACCAGCTTCGTGATAAAATCGGTGTGGTTTATGGCAATCCGGAAACGACGACGGGCGGCAAAGCCCTGAAGTTCTACTCATCGGTTCGCCTGGAAATCAGAAAAACCGCCCAGATCAAGGACGGTGTCGATATTATCGGCAACAGGACAAAGGTCAAGGTTGTCAAGAACAAGGTCGCTCCTCCGTTCAAGACGGTTGAGTTCGATATTCTCTATGGTGAGGGGATTTCTGTCATGGGAGAACTGATTGATCTTGCTGTCGAGTTCGGGATCGTCAAGAAAGCCGGGGCGTGGTTCAGTTATGAATCTGAAAAACTCGGTCAGGGGCGTGAGGCGGTAAAAAAAGCCTTCAGGGAGGATCAGGAGCTTTACAGCCGTATTCAGCAGCAGGTCAAAGAGGTGATGTCGCCTGCGGTTCCTGTGGAAAAGACGGATAGTTAA
- a CDS encoding SDR family oxidoreductase, with amino-acid sequence MQDKDTLGQSGRVILVTGATGYIGSELVERLSSLCDAGLHLRVLARRGSDVSVLDGNSVEFVYGDLLDSLSLYDACSGVDTVFHCAGLIAYSRNYRQRLYATNVTGTGNLVNACLAEGVTRLVHTSSVAAAGVGDDGEPADETTPFREWQHRIAYMESKHLAEMEGRRGIAEGLDVVFVNPGVVIGTPSNPAGRLNSSSRAIRDIYRGTIPVYPSGGISLVDIGDVADAHLAAWRHGRSGQRYLVTAGNYSFRQLFAMIAAMPGSAAGKAYQAASVVESVVGVAGELFALLTGSRPYLSVESMRLARTLLYYSNRLSVEELGMQYRPVEETLRSIVSQAAV; translated from the coding sequence ATGCAGGATAAAGATACCTTGGGACAAAGCGGGCGGGTTATACTGGTTACCGGAGCGACCGGTTATATAGGATCGGAGTTGGTTGAAAGGCTCAGTTCCCTCTGCGATGCCGGGTTGCATCTCAGGGTGCTTGCTCGCAGAGGATCCGATGTTTCGGTTCTTGACGGCAACAGCGTTGAGTTTGTGTACGGTGATCTTCTTGATTCCCTTTCCCTCTATGATGCCTGCAGCGGGGTCGATACGGTTTTTCATTGCGCAGGTTTGATCGCCTACAGCCGAAACTACCGGCAGCGGCTTTATGCAACCAATGTTACCGGAACCGGCAATCTGGTCAATGCCTGTCTGGCTGAGGGTGTCACACGGCTGGTCCACACCAGTTCAGTCGCGGCGGCAGGGGTTGGCGATGATGGTGAGCCGGCCGATGAAACAACGCCGTTCAGGGAGTGGCAGCACAGGATTGCATATATGGAGTCGAAACATCTTGCCGAGATGGAAGGGCGGAGAGGTATTGCAGAAGGGCTGGATGTGGTGTTTGTCAATCCCGGCGTCGTGATCGGCACTCCTTCCAACCCGGCAGGACGTTTGAACTCCTCTTCCAGGGCGATTCGTGATATCTATCGTGGTACAATTCCTGTGTATCCTTCAGGAGGCATCAGCCTGGTCGATATCGGCGATGTTGCCGATGCCCACCTTGCCGCATGGCGGCATGGCCGGAGCGGACAGCGCTATCTGGTGACTGCAGGGAATTATTCGTTCCGCCAGTTGTTTGCCATGATCGCCGCAATGCCGGGAAGCGCTGCCGGAAAGGCTTATCAGGCGGCATCTGTCGTGGAGTCGGTCGTTGGTGTGGCGGGTGAGTTGTTTGCTCTCCTGACAGGCTCCAGGCCCTATCTCAGCGTCGAAAGTATGAGGCTTGCACGAACGTTACTGTATTACAGCAACCGTCTGTCTGTCGAAGAACTTGGCATGCAATATCGCCCGGTTGAAGAGACACTTCGCTCGATTGTTTCTCAAGCGGCAGTATAA
- a CDS encoding M16 family metallopeptidase, which produces MNNRDIIHDDIASGTFHNDTMQNGIRVITNRVSHVQSVTLGIWINAGSREDPDTTPGLAHFVEHAIFKGTSSRDYETIARCIEDVGGYIDAWTTKENTCIYIRCLKEHIALAFSLLSDLCCNPSFPDEEIEKEKEVVIEEIHSINDAPEELIFDEFDLHAFPRHRLGSTILGTEESIESITGDDLRQFMQNNYTPDNLLVTAVGNVTHTEIMELAVRSFASLQEGTPAKRSTREFELRDYTPFNLQLQKPVYQAQLLFGTAATRKNEHFYSLLLLNTILGSGMSSRMNLELREKNALAYNVYSSLTLFDDATMFNVYAGTDNSNIVKALAIIDQILSPESLCSIDQSELETAKSRLLGAMIMGMEKMTRRMSRAARDLFYFGRIIPLEEKINAIRQVTQNDIRHAVMHLLQSAPASTLIYEAEEE; this is translated from the coding sequence ATGAACAACAGGGATATCATCCATGATGACATAGCATCAGGGACTTTCCATAACGATACGATGCAAAACGGCATCAGAGTTATCACCAACAGAGTATCCCATGTACAAAGCGTTACACTCGGAATCTGGATCAACGCCGGCTCACGCGAAGACCCGGATACCACACCCGGACTGGCACATTTTGTTGAACATGCCATCTTTAAAGGAACCTCCTCAAGGGATTATGAGACCATAGCCCGCTGCATCGAAGATGTAGGCGGCTATATCGATGCGTGGACCACCAAGGAAAACACCTGTATCTACATCCGCTGCCTCAAAGAACACATTGCGCTCGCATTCAGCCTCCTGTCCGACCTCTGCTGCAATCCTTCATTTCCGGATGAAGAGATCGAAAAAGAAAAAGAGGTCGTCATCGAAGAGATTCACAGCATCAACGATGCTCCCGAAGAACTGATCTTCGATGAATTTGACCTTCATGCCTTTCCCCGTCATCGGCTCGGCTCGACTATACTCGGGACCGAAGAGTCGATCGAATCCATCACAGGCGATGACTTGCGACAGTTCATGCAAAACAATTACACCCCGGACAACCTTCTTGTCACAGCAGTGGGCAACGTCACTCACACCGAGATCATGGAGCTTGCTGTTCGAAGCTTTGCATCGCTTCAGGAAGGCACCCCCGCAAAACGATCGACAAGAGAGTTCGAACTCAGGGATTATACCCCATTCAATCTGCAGCTCCAGAAACCGGTCTACCAGGCCCAGCTTCTTTTCGGCACGGCCGCCACAAGGAAAAACGAACATTTTTACAGCCTTCTGCTCCTCAATACAATCCTTGGCAGCGGCATGAGTTCACGCATGAACCTTGAACTCAGGGAAAAAAACGCACTCGCGTATAACGTCTACAGCTCTCTGACGCTCTTTGATGATGCGACAATGTTCAATGTCTACGCAGGGACCGACAACAGCAATATTGTCAAAGCTCTTGCCATCATTGATCAGATACTCTCCCCCGAATCACTGTGCAGCATAGATCAGAGTGAACTCGAAACCGCCAAATCAAGGCTGCTCGGAGCGATGATCATGGGTATGGAAAAAATGACGAGAAGAATGTCGCGTGCAGCGCGAGACCTCTTCTACTTCGGAAGAATCATCCCGCTGGAAGAAAAAATCAACGCTATCAGACAGGTAACACAGAACGACATTCGCCATGCCGTCATGCACCTCCTCCAAAGCGCCCCGGCCTCAACGCTCATCTATGAAGCAGAAGAGGAGTGA